A DNA window from Falco naumanni isolate bFalNau1 chromosome Z, bFalNau1.pat, whole genome shotgun sequence contains the following coding sequences:
- the CD180 gene encoding LOW QUALITY PROTEIN: CD180 antigen (The sequence of the model RefSeq protein was modified relative to this genomic sequence to represent the inferred CDS: inserted 10 bases in 7 codons; deleted 1 base in 1 codon; substituted 3 bases at 3 genomic stop codons) has product MEEVTCGSRSLVSAKASGQRQHGPNEDHRGITPCAQHHLPHFHIISLAECFTTYFPQITVNKRCIREGLGLREIPEKLPVTTENLDFSFNVVSSLQNSTFSELKSLIYLDLIRCQIIRVXDSAFHSNRQLQTIVLSGNLIMLLSDTAFAGPWSPKQLVXMQMGITSMSFIPITNLDSLDTLILGSNHIFLLQLPPNCPTQNLKYLDFQMSNIKTITAADVHILQKTSNVTLIFKGNNVTYIEPGAFQFHFYSLDFGGYADIPGVLVATQNSTAQILWLGALXGVEKEPYISPXVLHGLCKMSVRDLCLQXRHFRNLNADTIQCLTRLQKLDXQLSALPTSISSMTLLAELVLNVNSFEHLCNISSAACPSLTHLHXGNLQVLQLGSDCLENLAKLQHLNLTKSHTESFECCDKAFSGLSSLQYLNLSHNIKLHLQDIVIRDGANLELLDLAXTPLRIDILEGPFXNLHLLQVLNLSSSHINNSVQHPLPGLEKLMLLDLSQNNFELGIMPKDKLFQQLSNXEVPVLSSCELTAISDQAFHSLKKLQHIDLSHNRITALSTEAFSNLKSIYLNFAHNRICIVPHDKLVSLAGHCIINLSYNPLDCTCSNIGSITWYKQSLDKIENPEGTRCSEPKLLAGAQLATVLPSCEINTARIIVVVLAILSCGAIFIWGPHYFKQNYQ; this is encoded by the exons ATGGAAGAAGTGACCTGCGGCTCCAGGTCTTTGGTATCTGCCAAGGCCagtgggcagaggcagcacgGCCCCAACGAGGACCACCGTGGGATCACCCCGTGTGCGCAGCACCACTTACCTCATTTCCACATCATTAGTCTGGCTGAGTG TTTCACTACATATTTTCCACAGATTACAGTAAATAAACGCTGTATCCGTGAAGGTTTAGGACTGAGGGAGATTCCTGAAAAACTACCTGTCACGACAGAAAACCTTGACTTCAGCTTCAACGTAGTCTCTTCCCTCCAGAATTCAACCTTCTCTGAGCTGAAGTCTCTTATCTACTTGGACTTAATAAG GTGTCAAATCATCCGGG ATGACAGTGCCTTTCACagcaacaggcagctgcagacGATTGTGCTGTCTGGAAACCTGATCATGCTCCTCTCTGACACAGCGTTTGCTGGCCCATGGTCCCCGAAGCAGCTTGT AATGCAGATGGGAATAACCAGTATGTCCTTTATTCCAATAACAAATCTGGACAGCTTGGATACCCTCATCTTGGGCAGCAACCACATCTTTTTGCTGCAGCTTCCTCCCAACTGTCCCACTCAAAACCTCAAATATCTTGACTTTCAAATGAGTAACATAAAGACAATCACAGCAGCAGATGTTCACATCCTGCAGAAGACCAGCAATGTAACTCTCATCTTTAAAGGCAACAACGTTACATACATTGAACCTGGAGCTTTCCAGTTCCATTTCTAC AGTTTGGACTTTGGGGGCTATGCTGACATCCCTGGGGTCCTGGTGGCAACACAGAACTCCACAGCCCAGATCCTCTGGCTAGGAGCACTTTAGGGTGTGGAAAAGGAGCCCTACATAAGCC ATGTTTTACACGGTCTATGTAAAATGTCTGTCAGGGATCTCTGTCTGC CTCGGCACTTCAGAAACCTTAACGCTGACACGATTCAGTGCTTGACCAGGCTTCAAAAGCTGGA CCAGCTCAGCGCACTGCCcaccagcatcagcagcatgaCCTTGCTAGCGGAGTTAGTTCTCAATGTGAACTCCTTTGAGCACCTCTGCAacatcagctctgctgcctgcccctcccTCACGCACCTCCA GGGGAACTTgcaggtcctgcagctgggctctgaCTGTTTGGAGAATCTGGCAAAGCTCCAACATCTCAATTTAACTAAGAGTCACACTGAAAGCTTTGAGTGCTGTGACAAAGCCTTCAGTGGTTTAAGTAGTCTTCAGTACCTGAATCTGAGCCACAACATAAAGCTTCACCTCCAAGACATAGTCATTAGGGATGGTGCTAACCTGGAGCTGTTGGACCTAG TTACACCTCTTCGCATCGACATTTTAGAGGGTCCTTTCTGAAATCTGCATCTCTTGCAAGTGCTGAATCTTTCCTCCTCCCATATTAACAATAGTGTTCAGCACCCCCTTCCAGGTCTGGAAAAGCTCATGCTCTTGGACCTTAGTCAAAATAACTTTGAATTGGGGATCATGCCAAAGGACAAACTGTTCCAACAGCTATCCAATTAAGAGGTGCCAGTTTTATCATCCTGTGAACTGACAGCAATAAGTGACCAAGCATTTCACAGCCTCAAGAAGTTACAGCACATTGATCTGAGTCACAACAGAATTACTGCACTCAGCACAGAAGCATTTTCAAACCTCAAGAGCATCTACCTCAATTTTGCCCACAACAGGATCTGTATTGTACCACATGACAAGCTAGTGTCTCTTGCTGGCCATTGCATAATCAATTTAAGTTACAATCCTCTGGACTGCACCTGCTCCAATATTGGTTCAATTACCTGGTACAAGCAGAGTCTGGATAAAATCGAAAACCCTGAAGGAACAAGATGCTCTGAGCCGAAATTGCTAGCTGGGGCTCAGCTGGCCACAGTCTTGCCCTCCTGTGAGATCAACACAGCAAGAATCATTGTAGTTGTCCTGGCTATTTTATCCTGTGGTGCCATCTTCATTTGGGGTCCTCACTATTTCAAGCAAAATTACCAGTGA